The following proteins come from a genomic window of Anopheles ziemanni chromosome 3, idAnoZiCoDA_A2_x.2, whole genome shotgun sequence:
- the LOC131284087 gene encoding twist-related protein-like: MSATEVFYYHQQSYPAYCGHQADPQQQLHNFPNSFGHGNVDGYFTGAGWFYPPVEASSDEYDPCANGDIFPPSPQSTGGESVESIATPDSYSTVEVRLNTPVSTTSDGASTSDSDIQSPADPLPKVTKGKGKRGGAVPTVVRRKRRLAANARERKRMQGLNEAFDRLRQYLPSLGNDRQFSKHETLQMAQSYIGALVELLD, translated from the coding sequence ATGAGTGCGACGGAAGTTTTCTACTACCATCAACAAAGTTATCCGGCGTACTGCGGACATCAAGCGGATCCACAGCAACAGTTGCACAACTTTCCGAACTCCTTCGGCCATGGAAACGTGGATGGATACTTCACCGGAGCCGGGTGGTTCTATCCTCCGGTGGAAGCGAGCAGTGACGAGTACGACCCCTGTGCGAATGGGGACATTTTCCCGCCCAGCCCACAGTCGACCGGTGGCGAAAGTGTCGAAAGCATCGCCACGCCCGACAGCTACTCAACGGTCGAGGTCCGTTTGAATACGCCGGTCAGCACAACGTCGGACGGAGCTAGCACCTCCGACAGTGATATCCAGAGTCCTGCCGATCCGCTGCCGAAGGTGACGAAGGGGAAAGGCAAACGGGGTGGCGCCGTGCCGACGGTGGTGCGACGGAAGCGACGCCTGGCGGCCAACGCGCGCGAACGGAAGCGGATGCAGGGGCTGAACGAGGCGTTCGATCGGTTGCGCCAGTATCTGCCCTCGCTCGGCAACGATCGACAGTTTTCCAAGCACGAAACGCTGCAAATGGCTCAGTCGTACATCGGTGCGCTGGTGGAGCTGCTGGATTAA
- the LOC131288085 gene encoding protein atonal-like — protein MSSDFSRQHPFYYYGHEPVSACSAGAGVNVKMEQLELPLAQADGQSYLGVSTGYGFGVPSATSMSPQVSANAPNVVMLPGFMDNYPDSWMTPSPSSFGSESPDYYSLASSPQRHFIDVEEYKENLVVMQQTSQPTAPALTQAALPLSPPLANVQMPPSQSGAGSTGAALPVKKRQYNRKPKVKPEMQPELLDETNATSPAALSCPSLPKPFLKPCESALPTVVLPANPCPATGSTMGKRKRKQVPLQIKKKRRLAANARERKRMQNLNDAFDRLRQYLPSLGNDRQLSKHETLQMAQTYITALCELLQ, from the exons ATGTCCAGTGACTTTAGCCGGCAGCATCCGTTCTACTATTACGGCCACGAGCCGGTGTCCGCGTGCAGTGCCGGTGCTGGTGTGAACGTCAAAATGGAGCAGTTGGAGCTACCGCTGGCACAAGCCGATGGGCAGAGTTACCTCGGCGTATCAACCGGATATGGATTTGGCGTCCCGAGCGCGACCTCCATGTCGCCGCAAGTTTCCGCCAACGCTCCTAATGTGGTGATGCTGCCGGGGTTCATGGACAACTACCCGGACAGCTGGATGACTCCCAGCCCGTCCAGCTTCGGCTCCGAGAGTCCCGACTACTACTCCCTAGCCAGCTCGCCTCAGCGCCACTTCATCGACGTCGAGGAGTACAAGGAAAACCTAGTAGTCATGCAACAGACATCCCAGCCAACCGCCCCAGCACTGACACAAGCAGCATTACCTCTTTCGCCACCGCTTGCTAACGTTCAGATGCCCCCCTCCCAGTCCG GAGCAGGCTCCACCGGAGCCGCGTTGCCCGTGAAAAAACGCCAGTACAATCGGAAACCGAAGGTCAAGCCGGAAATGCAGCCGGAGCTCCTCGACGAAACTAACGCTACCTCGCCAGCGGCACTCTCCTGCCCGTCGTTGCCCAAACCGTTCCTCAAACCGTGCGAGTCCGCTCTGCCGACCGTTGTCTTACCCGCCAACCCTTGTCCCGCCACCGGAAGCACCATGGGCAAGCGGAAGCGCAAGCAAGTTCCTCTGCAGATCAAGAAGAAGCGCCGTCTGGCGGCGAACGCACGCGAACGCAAGCGAATGCAAAATCTCAACGATGCCTTCGATCGGCTCCGGCAATACCTGCCGTCGCTCGGCAACGATCGGCAGCTGTCCAAGCACGAAACGCTTCAGATGGCACAGACCTACATTACCGCACTCTGCGAACTGCTACAATGA